A window of Bradyrhizobium quebecense genomic DNA:
GTGGGTGGCTTGATTGGGCCCAAGCGTCCGCTCGATGAAGTCGATGGTTTGATAGCCGTGAAATTTTGACTTCAGCCATATGTCGCCGTCAAGATCCGCCTCTAATTCCCAAGCCGTACAGCCACTATACTGATCGTCCGGGAGGCGCGAAAACCCCTTCATGACACCGTTCTTCATTCGAAGCATGATGTCCGGAGCCTGCTCGCCGCTAGTATGTGGATTTTTATGGGCGACCGCTCGGCGTCTGTTCCCGGCTGGAGTCTTATAGAGCTGCGCTTCGCCATCGAGTTTAAAAAATGGAACGATTTCGGGTTTCCCGTCCTTCAGGACTATCTTTCCGTCCTTATCTCGCCGTTTTGTTTCGCCAGCTTGGAAAAGGTCATTATCACGTTCTGCGGTCAGCCCAAGTGCTACCGTGATTTTCCTGAACTCCGAATTTTTGTATTCAGTTGTCGTTTTGTGGCCGTCGGGAACCTTAATAGCATTCCAAAGTCCATTCTTAGTATAGTAGTTGCCTTCGTACTTGATGTAGATGAGCTCTTCGTCCATCTGCTTGGCGGTTTTGTTGCCGAGCTTGGCGAGAGCCTGAAAATCCGCACCAGTAAAAAACGTATGAACGTTTTTCCTCTTAGAGCGGTCTTCGGAATCTTCCGAATTCAACGGCACTGTTTTGATGCCGTTGGCTGCCAGTTTGGTGTCTTCAACCGCAATCAAAAGGTCGTCGTTCGAGGGAAGTCTGGCGGCGCTGGTGCGTCGAGCTGCACTGAGTCGAAGCGCTTCCAATCGTTTGGCGGAATCATCGGGATGATTGACGACATTGACGACCTCGGACATGTTTTCGTCATCAGCCACGTAAGCGATCCTTCAATAAACTGGGATGGTCAGCTGCAATTGTTTTTCGTTTGCTTTTCATCTCGAGCCGTTACAGCTCTTAGCAACGCGATAAGCCGACGTTCACGAGAATCCAAAAATAGATTCGGATCGTCCATCGGTGCATAGTCGTCCACATCAATATCCAGAAGCGCGATCAGTTCACGTGCTAGCCTGTTGTCACTCTGACTGAGCCCGGAGGAGTGAGGTGACGTAAGCTTTTCGAGCGGCAACTTGACCTCCGTTCAATATCGAACGCACCGGTTGGCGCGTCTCCTTTAATAGAGATCTGAAACTCTGGAGCGTCAACGTCGAATCGTGTTGCACTTGTAATGTGGTTAGATCGGACATGCTTGCTCTCTCGGTGCCGGCGCCGTAGAACGCGCCTGCCGCACTGTTTCGAGGCTACGGCGGCTACGCCGGAGAAGCGCTTGAACACGCACTCCGGAAAATCGACGGGCCCACGATTGAAATTGTCAAACGCCTGGATGACGCAAAAGGCTTCGTTATTGTTGCCCGACGCTGGGTCGTCGAACGCACCTTGGCATGGCTCAACCGCTGCCGACGTCTCGCCAAGGATTGGGAGGCCTCCGTCACCTCGGCTGAAGCATGGCTCCTTGTCGCATCAACCCGACGGCTGCTGCGCCGCATCGCCAGATCGGCCAACGTTAAGTCATGAATTTTGAGTCAGCTCTTAAGCCGCTTCAACTGAACCGCCCCGGGTTTGCCGGGGGCCATTTAGAGCGTTTTCCGATCACGTTGCGTCGTAACCAGCCGCGACGAGATAATTTTGACATTCCTCGGGTGAGAAGCGTTTGAGAGCGTTGGCGATTGCTTGCCAGAGATCGGGCATGGTGCGGGCTGCGGCGGCCCGCAACAGCGCTTTCAGTTTGGAGAAGGCCATTTCAATCGGGTTGAAGTCTGGACTGTAGGGCGGAAGATAGAGCAGGCTAGCTCCGACCGCCTGGATGGCCTCTCGAACGCCATGGACCTTGTGGGCGGGCAAGTTGTCCATGATAACGGTATCGCCCGGCCGCAGCGATGGGGCGAGCAATTGCTCGACGTAGGCCAGGAAAGCGTCGCCATCCATTGGACCGTCCAGAACAAGCGGCGCGATCAGACCGTCGGAGCGCAATCCAGCGGTGAACGTCGTCGTCTTCCAATGTCCGTGTGGGATAGCTGCACGACATCGCTCGCCGCGTGGCGAGCGCCCGTAACGCCGCGCCATTTTGGTGTTGGCGCTGGTTTCGTCGATGAAGACGAGACGCTCAGGGTCAAGGTCGATTTGCCCTTCGAACCACTCCTCACGTGCGGCATTTATATCGCCGCGCCGTTGCTCGGCGGCGTGCGCTGTCTTTTTTT
This region includes:
- a CDS encoding IS630 family transposase (programmed frameshift) translates to MARALSVDLRQRVVAAIDGGMSCRQAAERFGVSAASAIRWRARLKKVGDIVPKRQGGDRKSQRIEAHSQLILEAVTARPDITLAELRELLKRRGISTGIASLGRFFQRRKITLKKKTAHAAEQRRGDINAAREEWFEGQIDLDPERLVFIDETSANTKMARRYGRSPRGERCRAAIPHGHWKTTTFTAGLRSDGLIAPLVLDGPMDGDAFLAYVEQLLAPSLRPGDTVIMDNLPAHKVHGVREAIQAVGASLLYLPPYSPDFNPIEMAFSKLKALLRAAAARTMPDLWQAIANALKRFSPEECQNYLVAAGYDAT